A genomic segment from Gorilla gorilla gorilla isolate KB3781 chromosome 3, NHGRI_mGorGor1-v2.1_pri, whole genome shotgun sequence encodes:
- the LOC129533141 gene encoding LOW QUALITY PROTEIN: SOSS complex subunit C (The sequence of the model RefSeq protein was modified relative to this genomic sequence to represent the inferred CDS: inserted 1 base in 1 codon) gives MKVRAIGRKIAANSSGQGFQNKXAILAELDKEKRRLPTQNQSSTNHPGASIALLRPCLNKDLWDHAEPQYIAAQQKAALQHAHAHSFGYFITQDSAFGNLILPVLPRLDPE, from the exons ATGAAAGTGAGGGCGATTGGAAG GAAAATTGCAGCAAACTCTTCAGGACAAGGTTTTCAAAACA TTGCAATCTTGGCAGAACtggacaaagagaaaagaagactaCCTACGCAGAACCAGTCTTCAACAAATCATCCTGGAGCTAGCATTGCACtcttgagaccctgtcttaataaGGACTTGTGGGATCACGCTGAGCCGCAGTATATTGCAGCCCAGCAGAAGGCAGCTTTGCAGCATGCTCATGCACATTCATTTGGATACTTCATAACTCAAGACTCTGCATTTGGGAACCTGATTCTTCCTGTTTTACCTCGCCTTGAcccagaatga
- the LOC101144435 gene encoding large ribosomal subunit protein eL21-like, with the protein MTNTKGKRREATRCMFSRPFRKHGVVPLATYMRIYKKGDIVDIKGMGTVQKGMPHKCYHGKTGRVYNVTQHAVGVVNKQVKGKILAKRINVRIEHIKHSKSRDSFLKRVKENDQKKKEAKEKGTWVQLKRQPAPPREAHFVRTNGKEPELLEPIPYEFMA; encoded by the coding sequence ATGACgaacacaaagggaaagaggagagaggcAACCCGATGTATGTTCTCTAGGCCTTTTAGAAAACATGGAGTTGTTCCTTTGGCCACATATATGCGAATCTATAAGAAAGGTGATATTGTAGACATCAAGGGAATGGGTACTGTTCAAAAAGGAATGCCCCACAAGTGTTACCATGGCAAAACTGGAAGAGTCTACAATGTTACCCAGCATGCTGTTGGCGTTGTAAACAAACAAGTTAAGGGCAAGATTCTTGCCAAGAGAATTAATGTGCGTATTGAGCACATTAAGCACTCTAAGAGCCGAGATAGCTTCCTGAAACGtgtgaaggaaaatgatcagaaaaagaaagaagccaaagagaaaggcaCCTGGGTTCAACTAAAGCGCCAGCCTGCTCCACCCAGAGAAGCACACTTTGTGAGAACCAATGGGAaggagcctgagctgctggaacctattccctatgaattcatggcataa